A genomic window from Rhodococcus sp. KBS0724 includes:
- a CDS encoding helix-turn-helix transcriptional regulator, whose protein sequence is MESSGALNIADVRRGQAALEGLDVTVWANRFELLSDANRLRLLLCLHHAPGICVTDLSVALGMSGTAVSHALRLLRSQGWVTATRDGRSMRYQLADDTVHQLLHSIGATHFGDDPTSGHTHD, encoded by the coding sequence ATGGAGTCAAGCGGCGCTTTGAACATCGCCGATGTCCGGCGCGGGCAGGCGGCGCTCGAGGGTCTGGACGTGACTGTGTGGGCCAACAGATTTGAACTGCTGTCCGATGCCAATCGCCTTCGGCTTCTCCTGTGCCTGCATCACGCGCCGGGTATCTGCGTCACGGACCTGTCCGTGGCATTGGGAATGAGCGGGACGGCTGTCTCGCATGCACTTCGGCTGCTTCGGAGCCAGGGGTGGGTGACTGCGACGCGAGACGGCCGTTCGATGCGCTACCAATTGGCTGACGACACCGTTCACCAGCTACTGCACTCGATCGGCGCTACGCATTTCGGTGACGATCCCACGTCGGGTCACACACACGACTGA
- a CDS encoding FAD-dependent oxidoreductase — protein sequence MTYVITQPCCNDASCVSVCPVNCIHPTPDESEFMRTEMLFIDPATCIDCGACVEECPVEAILDDESLDEGQQRYLQINADYYTDHDVTAGLVVPGKNLPLIDGEKVNVAIVGAGPAAFYAAGELVKHPAVRVDMFDRLPTPYGLVRAGVAPDHPSTKQVEKTFAAIAARKSFEYFLNVEVGRHVSTDELRERYGAVIYAHGASTDKRLGIVGEDRAGSIAATDFVAWYNGHPDYADRQFDLSGSRAVVVGNGNVALDVARILLTNPDVLRTTDIANHALEALGRSRIDEVVIMARRGIAQAAYTVGEFLAMGDLPGVDVIIDPDELVLDPVNAKALLDGTLDSTIATKLRIAKEFAARMPTEGAKRVVFRYLLSPIAIDGAGDRTDSVRCVRNAFGVSPGSGAAVAPTGEEFDLHATLVMRAIGYTGLALDGVPFDDGAGVVPNVEGRVVGATGGDVVPGVYVTGWIKRGATGGIGRNRMCGEETARAVIADLRAGVLPEPSKSPADIADLVSGRGADLVDGSGWKRIDAVERAVGSETGRRRVKLIRIEEMASVARG from the coding sequence ATGACCTATGTGATCACACAGCCGTGCTGCAACGATGCGAGTTGCGTCAGCGTATGTCCGGTGAACTGCATCCATCCGACTCCCGATGAGTCGGAGTTCATGCGGACCGAGATGTTGTTCATCGACCCTGCCACGTGTATCGACTGTGGCGCATGTGTCGAGGAGTGCCCGGTCGAGGCAATTCTCGATGACGAGTCGCTCGACGAGGGGCAGCAGCGGTACCTGCAGATCAATGCGGACTACTACACAGATCACGATGTGACCGCAGGGTTGGTCGTGCCTGGCAAGAACCTGCCACTCATCGACGGTGAAAAGGTGAACGTCGCGATCGTCGGGGCGGGGCCGGCGGCTTTCTACGCCGCCGGCGAACTGGTGAAGCACCCAGCCGTGCGCGTCGACATGTTCGATCGACTCCCCACTCCGTACGGCCTGGTTCGGGCCGGGGTGGCGCCGGATCATCCCTCGACGAAACAAGTGGAGAAGACCTTTGCGGCTATCGCCGCGAGAAAGTCGTTCGAGTACTTTCTCAACGTCGAGGTCGGCCGGCATGTCAGCACCGACGAACTGCGTGAACGGTATGGCGCAGTGATCTACGCGCACGGCGCGTCCACCGACAAGCGTCTGGGAATCGTTGGTGAGGACCGCGCGGGCAGTATAGCGGCAACTGATTTCGTGGCCTGGTACAACGGACATCCGGACTACGCAGATCGACAGTTCGACCTGTCCGGTTCGCGGGCCGTTGTCGTCGGCAATGGCAATGTCGCGTTGGACGTAGCGCGAATACTTCTTACGAACCCTGATGTGCTCAGAACCACCGACATTGCGAACCATGCTCTGGAAGCCTTGGGCAGGTCGCGAATTGACGAAGTGGTAATCATGGCCAGGCGAGGGATCGCGCAGGCTGCGTACACCGTCGGAGAGTTTCTGGCGATGGGTGACTTGCCAGGTGTGGATGTGATTATCGACCCCGATGAACTGGTTCTGGATCCGGTCAATGCAAAGGCGCTCCTTGACGGAACTCTCGACTCGACGATTGCGACAAAACTTCGGATCGCCAAGGAGTTCGCCGCCCGGATGCCGACGGAAGGGGCCAAACGGGTCGTGTTCCGGTATCTGCTCTCGCCCATTGCGATCGACGGCGCCGGGGATCGAACCGATTCGGTGCGCTGCGTGCGCAATGCGTTCGGCGTGTCGCCGGGTAGTGGCGCGGCGGTCGCACCGACAGGTGAGGAGTTCGACCTTCATGCCACGTTGGTGATGCGGGCAATCGGCTACACCGGCCTGGCTCTCGACGGCGTGCCGTTCGACGACGGAGCCGGAGTCGTTCCCAACGTCGAAGGCCGGGTCGTCGGCGCGACTGGTGGGGACGTAGTACCCGGGGTCTACGTGACGGGGTGGATCAAACGAGGCGCCACCGGCGGTATCGGTCGAAATCGTATGTGTGGGGAAGAGACTGCACGAGCGGTTATCGCAGACCTACGAGCCGGGGTTCTTCCGGAACCGAGCAAATCTCCGGCTGATATTGCAGACCTGGTATCCGGGCGCGGCGCGGACCTTGTCGACGGATCAGGTTGGAAGAGGATCGACGCGGTTGAACGGGCGGTCGGGTCGGAAACGGGACGTCGCCGAGTCAAGCTGATTCGCATCGAGGAGATGGCATCTGTCGCTCGAGGATGA
- a CDS encoding nuclear transport factor 2 family protein — MPADTVTGNELAAVLARVERLEQIEAARGVFADYATAVDNHDADALRRLYTARSILDTRVGTFTGTDEIAAFFDRAWAAGPSGKRHFVSNITATWMSSNVVALDAYFFYVGRPSEDSVIGWGAYRCTVDTVGVPTMIDHRITLEMGTTLAAGWSAPVGC, encoded by the coding sequence ATGCCTGCTGACACTGTCACGGGGAATGAATTGGCGGCGGTGCTTGCTCGTGTGGAGCGCCTCGAGCAGATCGAGGCGGCGCGCGGTGTATTCGCGGACTACGCAACCGCCGTCGATAATCACGACGCCGATGCACTTCGTCGTCTCTACACCGCGCGTAGCATTCTGGATACTCGGGTCGGAACCTTCACTGGTACAGACGAAATTGCGGCGTTCTTCGACAGGGCATGGGCTGCCGGGCCATCAGGTAAGAGGCACTTCGTTTCCAATATCACGGCCACCTGGATGTCTTCGAACGTCGTCGCCTTGGATGCCTATTTCTTCTACGTCGGACGTCCGTCCGAGGACTCGGTAATCGGTTGGGGCGCATACCGTTGCACCGTGGATACGGTCGGCGTTCCGACCATGATCGACCACAGGATCACCCTAGAGATGGGAACCACTCTCGCGGCCGGTTGGTCTGCCCCGGTCGGATGCTGA
- a CDS encoding acetyl-CoA C-acetyltransferase — protein sequence MKRAALVAPVRTGVGRFGGALRDVPAETLAATVIRETVRRSGIDPARIDDVAMGQSYANSEAPCIGRWAALEAGLPISVAGFQTDRRCGTGLQAIITAALMVQTGAADVVLAGGVESMSGIEHYATGARWGTKAGGLQLFDRLDRGRERSQPEWRFGKISGMIETAENVAQRCDINREQSDQFAVDSHRKATAARDSGRFDAEIVSVELTDRKGNVTEFRSDEGIRDDTSMDTLGRLRTVTKGGVVTAGNASQQNDAAAAMLVVAEDRLDELGLEPIGFLDSWAAAGCEPALMGLGPVAAVSKLFARTGGNFSDFELVELNEAFACQVLGVVREWGFEDLDRLNVNGSGISLGHPVGATGARMATTALHELNRRGSGKALLTMCIGGGQGLAAVVESA from the coding sequence ATGAAACGAGCAGCGCTGGTTGCGCCGGTTCGTACCGGGGTGGGCCGCTTCGGCGGGGCACTGCGTGATGTGCCTGCCGAGACTTTGGCAGCCACGGTAATCAGGGAGACGGTTCGTCGCAGTGGCATCGATCCGGCGCGCATCGACGATGTTGCGATGGGCCAGTCGTACGCCAATTCGGAAGCGCCGTGCATCGGCAGGTGGGCAGCACTCGAGGCCGGGCTTCCCATCTCGGTTGCCGGTTTTCAGACCGATCGTCGATGCGGAACGGGTCTGCAGGCCATTATCACCGCGGCGTTGATGGTTCAAACAGGCGCTGCCGACGTAGTTCTCGCGGGCGGCGTCGAATCGATGAGCGGTATCGAGCATTACGCCACCGGAGCACGATGGGGCACCAAAGCCGGTGGGCTGCAACTGTTCGACAGGCTTGACCGTGGCCGCGAGCGGTCACAGCCGGAATGGCGATTCGGCAAGATCAGCGGCATGATCGAAACCGCGGAGAATGTTGCTCAGCGCTGCGATATCAACCGCGAGCAGTCCGATCAGTTTGCGGTGGACAGTCATCGCAAGGCGACGGCTGCGCGAGATTCCGGCCGTTTCGACGCCGAAATAGTCTCCGTGGAACTGACCGACCGCAAGGGCAACGTCACGGAGTTCCGCAGTGACGAGGGAATCCGCGACGATACGTCGATGGACACACTCGGGCGGTTGCGGACCGTCACGAAGGGTGGCGTCGTCACAGCCGGAAACGCCAGTCAGCAGAATGACGCTGCGGCAGCGATGTTGGTGGTTGCGGAAGATCGCCTCGACGAGTTGGGTCTCGAACCGATCGGCTTCCTGGACAGTTGGGCTGCCGCGGGCTGTGAACCCGCGCTGATGGGACTCGGCCCCGTCGCCGCAGTATCGAAGCTCTTCGCCAGGACCGGCGGCAATTTCTCCGATTTCGAGTTGGTGGAGTTGAACGAGGCATTTGCGTGCCAGGTTCTCGGTGTCGTGAGGGAATGGGGCTTCGAGGACCTCGACCGGCTCAACGTCAACGGTTCCGGAATTTCACTCGGACATCCCGTCGGCGCGACGGGTGCCCGAATGGCGACCACCGCCCTGCACGAACTCAACCGCCGCGGCAGTGGAAAAGCGCTGTTGACCATGTGCATCGGCGGCGGGCAGGGACTAGCTGCTGTAGTGGAATCCGCCTGA